A stretch of Mobula birostris isolate sMobBir1 chromosome 2, sMobBir1.hap1, whole genome shotgun sequence DNA encodes these proteins:
- the LOC140190435 gene encoding ADP-ribose glycohydrolase OARD1-like isoform X4, whose amino-acid sequence MASSADKPLEGDLQGFKICYVQGDLFSCPEKDALAHCISEDCDMEAGIAVWFKWKYGGVEELQNQKKKIGDVAVLKKDQRCIYYLITKKLASDKPTYDAVQKSLKAMRDHCLANGILKISMPKIGCGLDNLEWDKVSAIIEEVFKSTNIVITVYSL is encoded by the exons atggCTAGTTCTGCAGACAAGCCACTGGAGGGCGAT CTACAGGGCTTTAAGATCTGTTATGTGCAAGGTGATCTGTTCTCATGCCCAGAGAAGGATGCACTGGCACATTGCATCAGCGAAGATTGTGACATGGAGGCAGGGATAGCGGTCTGGTTCAAGTGGAAATATGGAGGTGTCGAGGAGCTGCAGAATCAGA AGAAAAAAATTGGGGATGTTGCAGTGCTAAAGAAAGATCAGAGGTGCATCTATTATCTG ATCACCAAAAAGCTGGCATCAGATAAGCCTACTTATGATGCTGTACAGAAAAGCCTCAAGGCCATGAGGGACCACTGCTTGGCTAATGGAATTTTGAAGATCTCAATGCCTAA GATCGGATGTGGCCTGGATAACTTGGAGTGGGACAAAGTTTCTGCGATCATTGAAGAAGTCTTTAAGAGCACAAATATTGTAATCACAGTGTACTCTTTGTGA
- the LOC140190435 gene encoding ADP-ribose glycohydrolase OARD1-like isoform X5, producing MASSADKPLEGDGFKICYVQGDLFSCPEKDALAHCISEDCDMEAGIAVWFKWKYGGVEELQNQKKKIGDVAVLKKDQRCIYYLITKKLASDKPTYDAVQKSLKAMRDHCLANGILKISMPKIGCGLDNLEWDKVSAIIEEVFKSTNIVITVYSL from the exons atggCTAGTTCTGCAGACAAGCCACTGGAGGGCGAT GGCTTTAAGATCTGTTATGTGCAAGGTGATCTGTTCTCATGCCCAGAGAAGGATGCACTGGCACATTGCATCAGCGAAGATTGTGACATGGAGGCAGGGATAGCGGTCTGGTTCAAGTGGAAATATGGAGGTGTCGAGGAGCTGCAGAATCAGA AGAAAAAAATTGGGGATGTTGCAGTGCTAAAGAAAGATCAGAGGTGCATCTATTATCTG ATCACCAAAAAGCTGGCATCAGATAAGCCTACTTATGATGCTGTACAGAAAAGCCTCAAGGCCATGAGGGACCACTGCTTGGCTAATGGAATTTTGAAGATCTCAATGCCTAA GATCGGATGTGGCCTGGATAACTTGGAGTGGGACAAAGTTTCTGCGATCATTGAAGAAGTCTTTAAGAGCACAAATATTGTAATCACAGTGTACTCTTTGTGA
- the LOC140190435 gene encoding ADP-ribose glycohydrolase OARD1-like isoform X2, translating to MGRNCDLSAFDRGIIVGARRGGLSITETADRLGFSRTTVSRVYREWCEKQKTSSERQFCGRKRLVNEKGQRVMATLVQADRKATVTQITSRYNSGVQRSISERTARRTLKWMGYSSRRPHRVPRTDEQKEKEKMASSADKPLEGDGFKICYVQGDLFSCPEKDALAHCISEDCDMEAGIAVWFKWKYGGVEELQNQKKKIGDVAVLKKDQRCIYYLITKKLASDKPTYDAVQKSLKAMRDHCLANGILKISMPKIGCGLDNLEWDKVSAIIEEVFKSTNIVITVYSL from the exons atggggaggaattgtgatctaagtgcctttgaccgtggaatcattgttggtgccaggcggggtgggttgagtatcacagaaactgctgatcgcctgggattttcacgcacgacagtctctagagtttacagggaatggtgcgagaagcaaaaaacatccagcgagcggcagttctgtgggcgaaaacgccttgttaatgagaaaggtcagagggtAATGGCTaccctggttcaagctgacaggaaggcgacagtaactcaaataacctcgcgttacaacagtggtgtgcagaggagcatctctgaacgcacagcacgtcgaaccctgaagtggatgggctacagcagcaggagaccacaccgggttccaag GACAGACGaacagaaagaaaaagaaaaaatggCTAGTTCTGCAGACAAGCCACTGGAGGGCGAT GGCTTTAAGATCTGTTATGTGCAAGGTGATCTGTTCTCATGCCCAGAGAAGGATGCACTGGCACATTGCATCAGCGAAGATTGTGACATGGAGGCAGGGATAGCGGTCTGGTTCAAGTGGAAATATGGAGGTGTCGAGGAGCTGCAGAATCAGA AGAAAAAAATTGGGGATGTTGCAGTGCTAAAGAAAGATCAGAGGTGCATCTATTATCTG ATCACCAAAAAGCTGGCATCAGATAAGCCTACTTATGATGCTGTACAGAAAAGCCTCAAGGCCATGAGGGACCACTGCTTGGCTAATGGAATTTTGAAGATCTCAATGCCTAA GATCGGATGTGGCCTGGATAACTTGGAGTGGGACAAAGTTTCTGCGATCATTGAAGAAGTCTTTAAGAGCACAAATATTGTAATCACAGTGTACTCTTTGTGA
- the LOC140190435 gene encoding ADP-ribose glycohydrolase OARD1-like isoform X1 has translation MGRNCDLSAFDRGIIVGARRGGLSITETADRLGFSRTTVSRVYREWCEKQKTSSERQFCGRKRLVNEKGQRVMATLVQADRKATVTQITSRYNSGVQRSISERTARRTLKWMGYSSRRPHRVPRTDEQKEKEKMASSADKPLEGDLQGFKICYVQGDLFSCPEKDALAHCISEDCDMEAGIAVWFKWKYGGVEELQNQKKKIGDVAVLKKDQRCIYYLITKKLASDKPTYDAVQKSLKAMRDHCLANGILKISMPKIGCGLDNLEWDKVSAIIEEVFKSTNIVITVYSL, from the exons atggggaggaattgtgatctaagtgcctttgaccgtggaatcattgttggtgccaggcggggtgggttgagtatcacagaaactgctgatcgcctgggattttcacgcacgacagtctctagagtttacagggaatggtgcgagaagcaaaaaacatccagcgagcggcagttctgtgggcgaaaacgccttgttaatgagaaaggtcagagggtAATGGCTaccctggttcaagctgacaggaaggcgacagtaactcaaataacctcgcgttacaacagtggtgtgcagaggagcatctctgaacgcacagcacgtcgaaccctgaagtggatgggctacagcagcaggagaccacaccgggttccaag GACAGACGaacagaaagaaaaagaaaaaatggCTAGTTCTGCAGACAAGCCACTGGAGGGCGAT CTACAGGGCTTTAAGATCTGTTATGTGCAAGGTGATCTGTTCTCATGCCCAGAGAAGGATGCACTGGCACATTGCATCAGCGAAGATTGTGACATGGAGGCAGGGATAGCGGTCTGGTTCAAGTGGAAATATGGAGGTGTCGAGGAGCTGCAGAATCAGA AGAAAAAAATTGGGGATGTTGCAGTGCTAAAGAAAGATCAGAGGTGCATCTATTATCTG ATCACCAAAAAGCTGGCATCAGATAAGCCTACTTATGATGCTGTACAGAAAAGCCTCAAGGCCATGAGGGACCACTGCTTGGCTAATGGAATTTTGAAGATCTCAATGCCTAA GATCGGATGTGGCCTGGATAACTTGGAGTGGGACAAAGTTTCTGCGATCATTGAAGAAGTCTTTAAGAGCACAAATATTGTAATCACAGTGTACTCTTTGTGA
- the LOC140190435 gene encoding ADP-ribose glycohydrolase OARD1-like isoform X3: MQLIRTDEQKEKEKMASSADKPLEGDLQGFKICYVQGDLFSCPEKDALAHCISEDCDMEAGIAVWFKWKYGGVEELQNQKKKIGDVAVLKKDQRCIYYLITKKLASDKPTYDAVQKSLKAMRDHCLANGILKISMPKIGCGLDNLEWDKVSAIIEEVFKSTNIVITVYSL, encoded by the exons ATGCAGTTGATACG GACAGACGaacagaaagaaaaagaaaaaatggCTAGTTCTGCAGACAAGCCACTGGAGGGCGAT CTACAGGGCTTTAAGATCTGTTATGTGCAAGGTGATCTGTTCTCATGCCCAGAGAAGGATGCACTGGCACATTGCATCAGCGAAGATTGTGACATGGAGGCAGGGATAGCGGTCTGGTTCAAGTGGAAATATGGAGGTGTCGAGGAGCTGCAGAATCAGA AGAAAAAAATTGGGGATGTTGCAGTGCTAAAGAAAGATCAGAGGTGCATCTATTATCTG ATCACCAAAAAGCTGGCATCAGATAAGCCTACTTATGATGCTGTACAGAAAAGCCTCAAGGCCATGAGGGACCACTGCTTGGCTAATGGAATTTTGAAGATCTCAATGCCTAA GATCGGATGTGGCCTGGATAACTTGGAGTGGGACAAAGTTTCTGCGATCATTGAAGAAGTCTTTAAGAGCACAAATATTGTAATCACAGTGTACTCTTTGTGA